One part of the Arthrobacter sp. EM1 genome encodes these proteins:
- a CDS encoding cysteine desulfurase family protein, giving the protein MIFLDAAATTPVRREVLDAMWPYLTGEFGNPSSRHSFGDSAAQALADARAVTARALGCRPGEIVFTSGGTEADNLAVQGIALARRTADPRLDRVVISAVEHPAVEESARFLERVHGFSVDVVPVDSLGRVTEAALAAVLRPETALVSIMYANNEVGTVQPIARLAALARAQRIPFHTDAVQAAGWLPLDTAALGVDALSISGHKLGAPKGQGALFVRGRIRLEPLIHGGGQERGRRSGTENVAGAVALATALTLSQDGQQARAALVAELRDDFIGAVRAGVPGAVLTGDPAERLPSVASFCFPGTSGESVLLELERHGVICSSGSACAAGSDEPSPVLLAMGFDATTAQTAVRFSFDATITAAELREAAAAVRTAVVSVQSLDPTS; this is encoded by the coding sequence ATGATCTTCCTCGACGCCGCGGCCACCACACCGGTCCGCCGCGAGGTACTGGACGCCATGTGGCCGTACCTCACGGGGGAGTTCGGCAACCCCTCGAGCCGGCATTCCTTCGGAGACTCCGCAGCTCAGGCGCTCGCCGATGCGCGCGCAGTGACGGCCAGGGCGCTGGGCTGCCGCCCGGGTGAGATCGTCTTCACCTCCGGTGGCACGGAGGCGGACAACCTGGCCGTCCAAGGCATCGCCCTTGCCCGCCGCACCGCAGACCCCCGGCTGGACCGGGTGGTGATCAGTGCCGTCGAGCATCCTGCGGTGGAAGAATCCGCCCGCTTCCTGGAGCGCGTCCACGGCTTCAGCGTCGACGTTGTTCCGGTGGATTCCCTCGGCCGGGTCACCGAAGCTGCCCTCGCCGCCGTGCTCCGGCCGGAAACGGCCCTGGTCAGCATTATGTACGCCAACAACGAAGTGGGAACGGTGCAGCCGATTGCCCGGCTGGCCGCACTGGCCCGCGCACAGCGAATTCCGTTCCACACCGACGCGGTCCAGGCTGCCGGCTGGTTGCCGCTCGACACGGCAGCACTCGGCGTTGATGCCCTGAGTATCTCCGGCCACAAATTGGGGGCGCCGAAAGGACAGGGCGCTCTGTTCGTCCGCGGCAGGATCCGGCTGGAACCCTTGATCCATGGCGGCGGGCAGGAACGCGGGCGCCGGTCGGGGACCGAAAACGTGGCCGGAGCGGTAGCCCTCGCGACGGCGCTCACCCTCTCACAGGACGGTCAGCAGGCCCGTGCGGCCCTGGTGGCGGAACTCCGTGATGACTTCATCGGCGCGGTAAGGGCGGGGGTTCCGGGCGCGGTCCTGACCGGCGACCCGGCCGAGCGGCTGCCCTCCGTGGCCTCGTTCTGTTTCCCGGGGACCAGCGGTGAATCCGTGCTGCTGGAGCTCGAACGCCATGGAGTCATCTGCTCCAGCGGTTCGGCCTGCGCCGCGGGGTCCGATGAGCCCTCCCCGGTGCTGCTGGCGATGGGCTTCGACGCCACAACCGCCCAGACCGCTGTCCGTTTCAGCTT
- the nadC gene encoding carboxylating nicotinate-nucleotide diphosphorylase, with translation MTAPAAPRQAAVPVPALAGTLPAAAVDAVLRAALLEDAPYGDITSQTLIPADTRATAVLSARVSGVFSGGEVFAAAMKLTDSGADVELLVADGTAFAAGTALARVSGNARAVLLAERVALNLVQRMSAIASKTAEFVARVDGTGARITDTRKTTPGLRVLERYAVRCGGGANHRFGLSDAVLAKDNHLAVLTGGDPWRLTEVLRAAKARLGHTTHFEVEVDRMDQIEPVLAAGVDTIMLDNFTLADLAAGVALVAGRARVEASGNVNLATVAGIAAAGVDVISIGGLTHSVAALDLGLDIELGVDLDRGPGMEPGSRRTADQGRP, from the coding sequence ATGACAGCACCCGCCGCACCCCGCCAGGCCGCCGTCCCGGTGCCAGCGCTCGCCGGAACCCTGCCCGCGGCCGCCGTCGACGCCGTGCTGCGCGCCGCCCTGCTTGAGGATGCGCCCTATGGCGACATCACCTCCCAGACGCTGATCCCCGCGGACACGCGGGCGACGGCGGTCCTGTCCGCCCGCGTGTCCGGTGTGTTCAGCGGCGGTGAGGTCTTTGCCGCCGCGATGAAGCTCACAGATTCCGGGGCCGACGTTGAACTCCTGGTCGCTGACGGAACCGCCTTTGCCGCCGGCACGGCGCTCGCAAGGGTCAGCGGGAACGCCCGCGCCGTGCTGCTCGCCGAACGTGTCGCCCTGAACCTGGTCCAGCGGATGAGCGCCATTGCCAGCAAAACAGCGGAATTTGTCGCCCGTGTCGACGGTACCGGGGCGCGCATCACGGACACCCGCAAAACGACGCCGGGCTTGCGGGTGCTGGAGCGGTACGCCGTCCGTTGCGGCGGCGGAGCCAACCACCGCTTTGGCCTCTCGGACGCGGTGCTGGCCAAGGACAACCACCTGGCCGTCCTGACCGGGGGAGACCCGTGGAGGCTTACGGAAGTGCTGCGGGCGGCCAAAGCGCGCCTGGGGCACACCACACACTTCGAAGTGGAGGTGGACAGGATGGACCAGATCGAACCCGTGCTGGCCGCCGGGGTGGACACCATCATGCTGGACAATTTCACCCTGGCGGATCTTGCCGCGGGAGTGGCCCTGGTGGCCGGCCGGGCCCGGGTCGAGGCCAGTGGCAACGTCAACCTGGCCACCGTGGCAGGGATCGCCGCTGCCGGGGTGGATGTGATCTCGATCGGCGGGCTCACCCACAGCGTCGCCGCCCTGGACCTGGGACTGGATATTGAACTCGGCGTCGACCTGGACCGTGGCCCCGGTATGGAACCTGGCAGCCGGCGGACGGCGGATCAGGGGAGGCCATGA
- the nadB gene encoding L-aspartate oxidase, translating to MTRRLVVVGSGIAGLYAALLASDAVPACEVVLLSKGTLEQSNTFYAQGGISAVLVPGESAPGDSVAAHIADTLAAGAGLNDPEAVRVLCTEAARDIAGLRRFGVHFDAGPGGGPALGLEAAHSAARILHAGGDATGSRIARALVAAVLERALRGRLRIETGAFVTGLRTECADTGPASGSARITGVEYLSGGRPRQLDTGAVLLATGGAGRLFSRTSNPSVATADGLALAWRAGAAVRDLEFFQFHPTTLAAEEVPGGPPALLISEAVRGEGAVLLDAAGYRFMPDYHPDAELAPRDVVSRSIALHLAATGAPADSPVYLDARGLEAARGPGFLARRFPTITAATRAAGYDWATEVLPVSPAAHYWMGGVATDLWGRTSVPGLYAAGEVACTGAHGANRLASNSLLEGLVFGRRAVEAFLGRAGTDPAPAVWPARAGAERPAPEPAPEPGPGGEPFSRDALRRLMTGAAGVLRTRAGLEDAAARLSQWSAVAGAADGLPQQGPGSGPAAHEDRNLLLAAGLLVAAARQRTAPAGAHFMADADAGAGPSGPAPVPAAPTCSIPVATAPGRRQPAAPRPKQRISL from the coding sequence GTGACCAGGCGCCTGGTGGTGGTGGGCAGCGGCATCGCGGGTCTGTACGCAGCACTGCTGGCCTCCGACGCCGTGCCGGCATGTGAGGTGGTGCTCCTGAGCAAGGGAACGCTGGAGCAGAGCAACACCTTCTACGCCCAGGGCGGCATTTCGGCAGTGCTTGTGCCGGGGGAATCAGCGCCCGGAGACTCCGTGGCGGCCCACATTGCCGACACCCTCGCCGCCGGAGCCGGGCTCAATGACCCCGAGGCCGTCCGGGTGTTGTGTACCGAGGCAGCGCGGGACATCGCAGGGCTACGGCGCTTTGGTGTTCACTTCGACGCCGGACCCGGCGGCGGCCCGGCCCTCGGCCTCGAAGCGGCGCATTCCGCGGCCCGCATCCTGCACGCCGGCGGCGACGCGACGGGTTCCCGCATCGCCCGCGCCCTCGTCGCAGCTGTCCTCGAGCGTGCCCTCCGGGGACGGCTGCGGATCGAGACCGGCGCCTTCGTCACCGGGCTGCGCACCGAATGCGCCGACACCGGACCGGCGTCGGGCAGCGCCCGGATTACCGGCGTCGAGTACTTGTCCGGTGGCCGGCCGCGGCAGCTGGACACCGGCGCGGTCCTCCTGGCCACGGGCGGCGCCGGACGGCTTTTCAGCCGGACCAGTAACCCCTCCGTCGCCACGGCCGACGGCCTGGCCCTCGCCTGGCGGGCGGGGGCTGCCGTCCGGGACCTGGAGTTCTTCCAGTTCCACCCCACCACCCTGGCGGCCGAGGAGGTCCCCGGGGGCCCGCCGGCGCTGCTTATTTCCGAGGCGGTCCGCGGGGAAGGCGCCGTGCTGCTCGACGCCGCGGGCTACCGCTTTATGCCGGACTACCACCCCGACGCCGAACTGGCCCCGCGCGACGTTGTATCCCGCAGTATTGCCCTGCACCTGGCCGCGACAGGCGCGCCCGCGGACAGCCCCGTGTACCTGGACGCCCGGGGGCTGGAGGCCGCCCGCGGACCCGGGTTCCTGGCCCGGCGGTTCCCCACCATCACCGCCGCCACCCGCGCCGCGGGCTACGACTGGGCCACCGAAGTGCTTCCGGTGTCCCCGGCAGCGCACTACTGGATGGGCGGGGTAGCCACCGACCTGTGGGGCCGCACGTCCGTGCCGGGACTGTACGCGGCCGGGGAGGTCGCCTGCACGGGCGCACACGGTGCCAACCGGCTGGCCAGCAATTCGCTGCTGGAGGGTCTCGTCTTCGGCCGCCGGGCCGTGGAGGCTTTCCTGGGCCGAGCCGGCACGGACCCTGCTCCGGCAGTTTGGCCCGCCCGTGCCGGTGCTGAACGCCCCGCCCCGGAGCCCGCCCCGGAGCCCGGCCCGGGCGGTGAGCCTTTCAGCCGGGACGCCCTGCGTCGCCTGATGACCGGTGCCGCCGGAGTGCTGCGCACCCGAGCCGGACTCGAGGACGCCGCCGCGCGGCTGTCGCAGTGGTCTGCCGTTGCCGGCGCGGCCGACGGGCTCCCGCAACAGGGACCCGGCTCCGGCCCGGCGGCGCACGAGGACCGGAACCTGCTGCTGGCCGCCGGGCTGCTGGTGGCAGCCGCCCGGCAGCGAACGGCCCCGGCGGGCGCCCACTTTATGGCGGACGCCGACGCCGGCGCCGGACCCTCCGGACCCGCCCCGGTGCCCGCTGCCCCCACCTGCTCCATCCCGGTGGCCACCGCACCCGGCCGCCGGCAGCCAGCCGCACCCCGCCCGAAACAAAGGATTTCGTTATGA
- the nadA gene encoding quinolinate synthase NadA, with product MSSVNTAIQLITREQATSNAKGMATAATCSPALARGPWDFDVAEALAGVPAYGPGASAADVAPAATPRQGQLPEEYKTASDAELDARIRAAKATLGDRAVVLGHFYQRDEVVAYADFVGDSFQLANAALTRPDAEAIIFCGVHFMAETADILSRPDQAVILPNLAAGCSMADMADIDSVTECWEQLEELFGTEPDADGRVPVIPVTYMNSSAALKGFCGERGGIVCTSSNAATVLEWAFERGQRVLFFPDQHLGRNTAKAMGVPLEQMPMWNPSKELGGNVEQALQDSRVILWHGFCSVHKRFNVGQIEKARAEFPDVQVIVHPECPMEVVDAADSAGSTDFIRKAIAAATEPATFAVGTEINLVNRLAAENPQHTIFCLDPVICPCSTMYRIHPGYLAWVLEALVRGEVVNRITVAGDVAAPARIALERMLAARP from the coding sequence ATGAGCAGCGTCAATACGGCCATCCAGCTGATCACACGCGAACAGGCCACCAGCAACGCCAAGGGCATGGCAACGGCCGCCACGTGCAGTCCGGCGCTCGCCCGCGGGCCCTGGGACTTCGACGTCGCCGAAGCCCTCGCCGGTGTGCCCGCCTACGGCCCCGGCGCCTCCGCCGCGGATGTGGCCCCGGCGGCGACCCCCCGGCAAGGGCAGCTCCCGGAGGAATACAAGACGGCTAGCGACGCCGAACTCGACGCCCGGATCCGGGCCGCCAAGGCAACGCTCGGGGACCGCGCCGTGGTCCTGGGCCACTTTTACCAGCGCGACGAGGTGGTGGCCTACGCCGACTTCGTGGGCGACTCGTTCCAGCTGGCCAACGCCGCACTTACCCGGCCCGACGCCGAGGCGATCATCTTCTGCGGGGTGCACTTTATGGCCGAAACCGCGGATATCCTCTCCCGCCCGGACCAGGCGGTCATCTTGCCCAACCTGGCCGCCGGCTGCTCCATGGCGGATATGGCGGACATCGATTCGGTGACCGAATGCTGGGAACAGCTCGAGGAACTGTTCGGCACCGAGCCCGACGCCGACGGCCGGGTTCCGGTCATCCCGGTCACGTACATGAACTCCTCCGCGGCGCTGAAGGGATTCTGCGGCGAGCGCGGCGGGATCGTGTGTACCTCCTCGAACGCCGCCACGGTGCTGGAATGGGCGTTCGAGCGCGGCCAGCGGGTGCTGTTCTTCCCGGACCAGCATCTGGGCCGCAACACCGCCAAGGCCATGGGGGTGCCGCTGGAGCAGATGCCGATGTGGAATCCGAGCAAGGAGCTCGGCGGCAACGTCGAACAGGCCCTGCAGGACTCCCGGGTGATCCTCTGGCACGGCTTCTGTTCGGTGCACAAGCGCTTTAATGTCGGCCAGATCGAGAAAGCCCGCGCCGAGTTCCCGGACGTGCAGGTCATTGTGCACCCGGAGTGCCCGATGGAAGTGGTCGACGCCGCCGATTCGGCCGGTTCCACGGACTTCATCCGCAAGGCCATTGCGGCTGCGACGGAGCCGGCGACCTTCGCCGTCGGCACCGAGATCAACCTTGTCAACCGGCTGGCGGCGGAAAACCCGCAGCACACCATCTTCTGCCTGGATCCGGTGATCTGCCCCTGCTCCACGATGTACCGCATCCACCCCGGCTACCTCGCCTGGGTCCTGGAAGCGCTGGTCCGGGGCGAGGTCGTCAACCGCATCACGGTGGCGGGCGACGTCGCCGCCCCGGCACGGATCGCCCTTGAGCGGATGCTGGCGGCCCGGCCGTGA
- a CDS encoding NUDIX domain-containing protein has product MYTTAANVSERQLAPPTLAISTVIFALRPSERSGRPTLWIPLVRRIREPFKGMWALPGGPLTHSESLPDAASRNLRETTGLAPRYLEQLYAFGGLHRSPTQRVVSIVYWALVQPTEAALADESENVKWFRADRLGELAFDHHAIIDYGLWRLRNKMAYGSIAYHLLGEYFTLAQVREVYEAVLDRELDPANFRRQVKSTPEIEETDQYLQGGKHRPPRLYRFTGSPGLEPDNRSTP; this is encoded by the coding sequence ATCTACACAACAGCTGCCAACGTCTCCGAGCGCCAGCTGGCGCCGCCGACGCTGGCCATCTCCACGGTGATCTTCGCCCTTCGCCCCAGCGAGCGCTCCGGGCGGCCAACCTTGTGGATCCCGCTGGTGCGCCGGATCCGCGAACCGTTTAAGGGGATGTGGGCGTTGCCCGGCGGCCCGCTCACCCATTCAGAGTCACTGCCGGACGCAGCCTCGCGGAATCTGCGGGAAACCACCGGGCTGGCACCCCGCTACCTTGAACAGCTCTACGCCTTCGGCGGCCTGCACCGCTCACCCACCCAGCGCGTCGTCTCCATCGTCTACTGGGCGCTGGTCCAGCCCACCGAGGCTGCGCTCGCCGACGAGTCCGAGAACGTCAAGTGGTTCCGCGCGGACCGGCTCGGCGAACTGGCCTTCGATCACCACGCGATCATCGACTACGGGCTCTGGCGGCTGCGCAACAAGATGGCTTACGGCTCCATCGCCTACCACCTGCTGGGCGAATACTTCACCCTGGCCCAGGTCCGGGAGGTCTACGAGGCTGTCCTGGACCGCGAACTGGACCCGGCCAATTTCCGCCGGCAGGTCAAGTCCACACCCGAAATCGAAGAAACCGACCAGTACCTGCAGGGCGGCAAACACCGTCCGCCCCGCCTCTACCGCTTTACCGGCAGCCCGGGCCTTGAACCAGACAACAGGAGCACACCATGA
- a CDS encoding Lrp/AsnC family transcriptional regulator, translating into MDVDPLDAKIVRFFTDSPRASVLEASRVLRVARATVQSRLDRMQDSGVIGSWVPQPDPARFGFPVVAFCSLTINQDLGHDAVVEALAAIPELIEIHTVSGSSDLMARIAARSNPDLQRVLDAMIATRTVLRSSSVIVLNTHFQGRTLPLLEASAAGR; encoded by the coding sequence ATGGACGTTGATCCCCTGGACGCCAAGATTGTCCGATTCTTCACCGATTCGCCCAGGGCCTCGGTGCTGGAAGCCTCCCGTGTGCTTAGGGTTGCCCGCGCCACCGTGCAGTCCCGGCTGGACCGGATGCAGGACAGTGGTGTCATCGGCTCGTGGGTGCCGCAGCCGGATCCGGCCCGCTTCGGGTTTCCGGTGGTGGCCTTCTGCTCCCTGACCATCAACCAGGACCTGGGGCACGATGCGGTGGTCGAGGCCCTCGCGGCGATTCCGGAGCTGATCGAGATCCACACCGTGTCCGGCAGTTCCGACCTGATGGCCCGGATCGCGGCACGCTCCAACCCGGACCTGCAGCGTGTGCTGGACGCCATGATCGCGACCCGGACCGTGCTGCGCTCATCCTCGGTCATCGTGCTCAACACTCACTTCCAGGGCCGCACACTTCCGCTGCTGGAGGCGTCCGCCGCGGGGCGCTGA
- a CDS encoding amino acid permease: MTMKSTAERPGLKLGHSMKPRQLTMMGLGSAIGAGLFLGSGAGVQAAGPAVLISYLVAGTLIILVMWALGEMAAANPNSGAFSVYAAKAMGRTAGATVGWLWWLQLVVVIAAEALGAAALLFTVWPVIPVWALSLVFMVMFTAINLAGVKNFGEFEFWFAILKVTAILLFLGIGAALLLGLLPDVPSPGLTNFTANFAPTGFGGIATALFVVIFAFGGTEIVSVAAAETENPRHSVAQAIRTVVWRILVFYIGSVFVIAAVLPYTSDALASPFAGVLDTAGIPGAGAAITLVAVVALLSALNANLYGASRMVFSLSERGEAPRFLSKVNKARVPVLAVGVSVAFGFLATVLELLFPEQILPALFQLVGSTCLMVWGSALVSQLILRRRADREGTELPLRMRGFPGLTIFGLVLLALIFAVGFSSPESSRQLVSTIALVAGIAAACWIGARLTRNRQNVPK, from the coding sequence ATGACAATGAAGTCCACCGCAGAGCGCCCCGGCCTGAAACTCGGCCACAGCATGAAGCCACGCCAACTGACCATGATGGGACTCGGCAGCGCCATTGGCGCCGGCCTTTTCCTTGGCTCGGGGGCCGGCGTCCAGGCCGCCGGACCCGCCGTCCTGATTTCCTACCTGGTCGCTGGAACCCTGATCATCCTGGTGATGTGGGCCCTCGGGGAAATGGCCGCCGCCAACCCCAACAGCGGTGCTTTTTCCGTCTACGCCGCCAAGGCCATGGGCCGGACCGCCGGAGCCACCGTGGGCTGGCTCTGGTGGCTGCAACTGGTGGTCGTCATCGCCGCCGAGGCCCTCGGCGCCGCCGCCCTGCTGTTCACGGTGTGGCCGGTAATCCCGGTCTGGGCCCTGTCGCTGGTCTTTATGGTGATGTTCACGGCGATCAATCTCGCCGGGGTGAAGAACTTCGGCGAGTTTGAGTTCTGGTTCGCCATTCTCAAGGTGACCGCCATCCTGCTGTTCCTGGGCATTGGCGCCGCCCTGCTGCTAGGCCTGCTGCCCGACGTCCCCTCCCCCGGACTGACCAACTTCACCGCCAATTTCGCCCCCACGGGCTTCGGCGGCATTGCCACCGCGCTCTTTGTTGTGATCTTCGCTTTCGGCGGTACCGAGATTGTCAGTGTGGCCGCCGCCGAGACCGAGAACCCGCGGCACAGCGTGGCCCAGGCAATCCGCACCGTCGTCTGGCGGATCCTGGTTTTTTACATCGGCTCCGTGTTCGTCATCGCGGCGGTCCTGCCCTACACCTCGGATGCCCTGGCGTCGCCGTTCGCCGGCGTCCTGGACACCGCGGGCATTCCCGGCGCCGGCGCCGCGATTACCCTGGTGGCCGTCGTCGCCCTGCTATCGGCGCTGAACGCGAACCTCTATGGCGCCTCCCGGATGGTCTTCTCACTCTCCGAACGCGGCGAGGCTCCCCGTTTCCTGTCGAAGGTCAATAAGGCGCGGGTTCCCGTGCTCGCCGTCGGCGTCTCCGTGGCTTTCGGCTTCCTGGCCACCGTGCTGGAGCTGCTCTTTCCGGAGCAGATCCTGCCGGCGCTCTTCCAGCTGGTCGGCTCGACCTGCCTGATGGTCTGGGGCTCCGCTCTTGTGTCCCAGCTGATCCTGCGCCGCCGGGCCGACCGCGAGGGCACCGAACTGCCGCTGCGGATGAGGGGCTTCCCGGGGCTGACCATCTTCGGCCTGGTGCTGCTGGCCCTGATCTTCGCTGTCGGCTTCAGCAGCCCGGAGAGCAGCAGGCAACTCGTCAGCACCATCGCCCTGGTCGCCGGCATTGCCGCGGCCTGCTGGATCGGTGCCCGGCTGACCCGCAACCGTCAGAACGTGCCCAAGTAG
- a CDS encoding thiamine pyrophosphate-dependent enzyme: MDTLPVAAGDAADPLTPAQLRELYSLMVAVRHLDASAIAWQRQGIIPGYAPELGQEAAQVGSGYAVDTTRDFVFPTYREMGVARTMGVDMVAYMATHKASWHGGLYDPVKSRLAPIQAVVAGSVLHAVGWAHGQTLAGAADGKLGVALTYFGDGASSQGDVHEALNFAAVMKAPVVFFVQNNGWAISVPTERQVAGGSVAARAAGYGMPALQIDGDDVVAVVEATRRAFAHARAGNGPVLIEAMTYRRGPHSTSDDPGRYRSLDEERDGAGADPLERFRQRLLAEGIADEAFFAEALAAAKAEEELIRTGIQGLDSRPGTEMFDLVFQETTPVLQGQATNWREESEHV, encoded by the coding sequence ATGGACACTCTTCCCGTGGCTGCCGGCGATGCCGCCGACCCGCTCACTCCCGCCCAGCTCCGCGAGCTCTATTCGCTGATGGTGGCCGTCCGCCACCTCGACGCGTCGGCGATCGCCTGGCAGCGCCAGGGCATCATCCCCGGCTACGCGCCCGAGCTCGGCCAGGAGGCCGCCCAGGTGGGCAGCGGCTACGCCGTTGACACCACCCGGGACTTCGTGTTCCCCACCTACCGCGAGATGGGGGTGGCCCGCACCATGGGCGTGGACATGGTGGCGTATATGGCGACCCACAAAGCCAGCTGGCACGGTGGTCTTTACGACCCCGTCAAGTCCCGGCTCGCACCGATCCAGGCTGTCGTGGCCGGCTCGGTGCTGCACGCGGTGGGCTGGGCCCACGGCCAGACGCTGGCCGGCGCCGCCGACGGCAAGCTCGGCGTCGCCCTGACGTACTTCGGTGACGGCGCATCCTCCCAGGGCGACGTCCATGAGGCTTTGAACTTCGCCGCAGTCATGAAGGCCCCAGTGGTGTTCTTCGTCCAGAACAACGGCTGGGCGATCTCGGTCCCCACCGAACGCCAGGTGGCCGGCGGCTCCGTCGCCGCCCGCGCCGCCGGCTACGGAATGCCGGCGCTGCAGATCGACGGCGATGATGTGGTCGCCGTCGTCGAGGCAACCCGGCGCGCGTTCGCGCACGCCCGGGCCGGCAATGGTCCGGTGCTCATCGAGGCAATGACCTACCGGCGCGGACCGCACTCGACCTCCGACGATCCGGGACGCTACCGCTCCCTCGACGAGGAGCGCGACGGCGCCGGCGCCGATCCGCTGGAGCGTTTCCGGCAGCGGCTGCTCGCCGAGGGCATCGCCGACGAAGCCTTCTTCGCCGAGGCCCTCGCGGCAGCCAAAGCCGAAGAAGAACTCATCCGCACCGGAATCCAGGGACTCGACTCCCGCCCCGGCACCGAAATGTTTGACCTGGTTTTCCAGGAAACCACCCCTGTCCTGCAGGGTCAGGCCACCAACTGGCGCGAGGAGTCCGAACATGTCTAA
- a CDS encoding alpha-ketoacid dehydrogenase subunit beta, with protein sequence MSNSMLTTEAAVNGPVTTTVMSMQQALNRALDEVLAENPKALIFGEDCGRLGGVFRITDGLQAKHGEQRVFDTPLAESGILGMSVGLAMAGFHPIPEVQFDGFAYPAINQIVCQMARMNYRSRGTMPMPITLRVPSFGGIRAPEHHGESLEALFAHVPGLKVVSPSNPHEAYHLLKYAATRPDPVIFMEPKSRYWQKGEVDTASHDPAGGSPTGAKVMREGRHLTLVAWGAMVARCLQVAELAAEDGIDVEVLDLRWLKPIDAAALAVSVRKTRRAVVVHEAPLTSGLGAEVAQLITQGCFDTLKAPVERVTGFDVPYPSGDLEDEYIPNIDRILFGIQRVLEYKRG encoded by the coding sequence ATGTCTAACTCGATGCTCACAACCGAAGCTGCCGTGAATGGTCCGGTAACCACCACCGTGATGTCCATGCAGCAGGCCCTGAACCGCGCCCTCGATGAGGTTCTCGCGGAAAACCCGAAGGCCCTGATCTTCGGCGAGGACTGCGGCCGGCTCGGCGGCGTCTTCCGGATCACGGACGGACTGCAGGCCAAACACGGCGAGCAGCGCGTTTTTGACACCCCGCTGGCGGAATCCGGCATTCTTGGTATGTCCGTGGGCCTGGCGATGGCGGGGTTCCATCCCATCCCCGAAGTCCAGTTCGACGGCTTTGCCTACCCTGCGATCAACCAGATCGTCTGCCAGATGGCCAGGATGAACTACCGCAGCCGCGGCACCATGCCGATGCCCATTACCCTGCGGGTGCCCAGCTTCGGCGGCATCCGGGCCCCCGAACACCACGGCGAAAGCCTGGAGGCGCTTTTCGCCCATGTACCGGGCCTGAAAGTGGTCTCGCCCTCAAACCCACACGAGGCCTACCACCTGCTCAAATACGCCGCCACGCGGCCGGACCCGGTGATCTTTATGGAACCGAAGTCCCGCTACTGGCAAAAGGGCGAGGTGGACACCGCCAGCCACGATCCGGCCGGGGGCTCCCCCACCGGGGCCAAGGTGATGCGCGAGGGCCGCCACCTCACCCTCGTCGCCTGGGGCGCCATGGTGGCCCGCTGCCTGCAGGTGGCCGAACTTGCCGCCGAGGACGGGATCGACGTCGAAGTCCTGGACCTCCGCTGGCTCAAACCGATCGACGCCGCCGCACTGGCCGTCTCAGTGCGCAAGACCCGCCGCGCCGTCGTCGTCCACGAAGCGCCGCTGACCTCCGGGCTGGGTGCCGAGGTGGCGCAGCTGATCACACAGGGCTGCTTCGACACGCTGAAGGCGCCGGTGGAACGCGTCACCGGCTTTGACGTCCCTTACCCCTCCGGCGACCTGGAGGATGAATACATCCCGAACATTGACCGGATCCTCTTTGGGATCCAGCGAGTATTGGAGTACAAACGTGGCTGA
- a CDS encoding biotin/lipoyl-containing protein has translation MAEISFPLPDLGEGLIEATVLEWLVSPGDQVERNQPLVEVETTKSAVELPSPQAGKVVRIHGGPGDKINVGEPLIVFEVPDNTAGIVGTVPKDEAPKRRVRLSAVLDED, from the coding sequence GTGGCTGAAATTTCCTTCCCGCTGCCTGATCTCGGCGAAGGCCTGATCGAGGCCACCGTGCTGGAATGGCTGGTCTCCCCGGGCGATCAGGTGGAGCGGAACCAGCCCCTCGTGGAGGTCGAAACCACCAAGTCGGCCGTTGAATTGCCCAGCCCGCAGGCGGGTAAGGTAGTGCGTATCCACGGCGGGCCGGGCGACAAAATCAACGTCGGCGAGCCCCTGATTGTGTTTGAGGTGCCGGACAACACCGCCGGCATCGTGGGCACGGTCCCGAAGGACGAGGCACCGAAGCGCCGGGTACGCCTGAGCGCCGTACTTGATGAGGACTGA